Genomic DNA from Segatella copri:
CATGGCTCAGGGTAGCAACGCTGAGTGCACCAACAAGTACCTCTCGTCCCAAAACTGCGAAGAGTGAGTAGCTCTTGTTAGAGAATCGGTTGAACTTCAAGCTGTTGCGCTTGTTGAAAATTGTTTTGTACATTAAATTAAATGTTTATAAATGAATAAAAAATGGAAGCCTTCCGCCTTCCCGGCTTTCGGCATTCGGGGTGCAAAGGTACTGCCTTTTAGGCAACTGACAAAATAAAATGTGAATTATTTTTTCAACAGCTGATGCAAAGTTAATGTAAATCAAGGTCGGTTTCCTACCTCACAAATCGTATTCAATTCAGCCTTCTTGTGGCATAAAAAAGTATTAATTAGGCATAATCCTCAATAGGGTGATGCGATTTTCTTAAAGAAACATTCGCTTTTTCAGATTATTCTTGTATCTTTGCAGTTGATATGGGCAGCATTCAGCAATCAGAATACTGCTGTCGCAATTTTATGGTAATTAGAACTTAAAAAGAAAGGAACAGATAAGATGGAAAAGATCAACGTAAAAGAACTGAATGACAACGTCTTCGAGACTATTGGTAAGGAGTGGATGCTGGTATGTGCCGGCAACAAGGATCATTTCAATATGATGACCGCCTCTTGGGGCTGTTTGGGATGGCTTTGGAACAAGCCGGTGGCTGTGGTCTTTATCCGTCCGGAGCGTTTCACCCACGGCATCATCGAAGAGAATGAATTCATGACTCTCTCTTTCCTCGGCAACAGCGAGGAGGCTCGGAAGATTTATAACTTCTGCGGCTCTAAGAGCGGACGCGATTTGGATAAGGTGAAGGAAACAGGACTGGTTCCTGTAGAAACTGATAACGGCAGCATCGCCTTCGATCTGTCACGACTCACCCTGGAATGCCGCAAACTTTATAAGGACAGTATGACCGCCGAGAAGTTCCTTGACAAGGACCTGCTCCAGTGGTATGGTGCCAAGGGTGGATTCCACGATGTTTATGTTGTGGAGATTACCAATGCTTATAAAAAGTAAGAATTAAAATATGGCTCAAGAACAAACAGCAATTCGTGAACGCCAGAAAACCAGGCTCAAGGAGCCGGGGCGTTACGTGGTAATGATGTTCAACGACGACTTCACACCGATGGACTTCGTGGTAGAAATCCTCGAATCCATCTTCTTCAAGTCGCAGGCTGAGGCTGAAGCAATCATGCTCAAGGTTCATCACGAAGAGAAAGCCGTGGTGGGCACCTACAGCTATGACATCGCCAAGAGTAAAGTGGAGAAAGCGATGGAGAAAGCCCGTACGCAGAAGTTTCCGCTTAAACTCACTTATATGCCGGAATAGGCGTTGATTTCGGGGAAATATCCCCAATATATGCTAAGAAAAAGAAAGGAAAAAATAGAATGGACAGTATGGGATTGACCCGATATATGAGTGTTCTGATGGACGATGCCATGAAGCAAGCCCGGTTCTTCGACCACGAGTTCGTGATGCCCGAGCACATGCTGCTGGCGTTGCTCAGGCAGTATGCATTCTGTCAGGCGCTGCAGGAAGAAGGCGTAGACAGCCTCAAGATGCACGAAGACTTGGTGGGATGGCTCGCCAAGCAGGAGCGTGTGCCTGAAACCATCAAGTATCTGCCAGAGCCGTCATCGCTCTTCAAAACTATGTTTGGAACGGCGTGCGCCCTGGCTGCTGCTGCCGACAGACAGCTGGTGAATGTACCCCATTTTGTGCAGGCGATGTTTGGCTTGCAGAATTCAGAAGCCGCCTTCCTGCTGTGTAAGAATGTGGGCGACCGGCAGGGCGAGTTCCTGGCGAGCGTTGACAGTTATTATCCTATTGGAGAAGATACTGGAGAGGCTGGCATGGGCATGGGAGCAGACTTTGATGATGACGATTATGCCAACGAGTATGACGACGACGAGGAAGAAGGCAGAAGACAGG
This window encodes:
- a CDS encoding flavin reductase — its product is MEKINVKELNDNVFETIGKEWMLVCAGNKDHFNMMTASWGCLGWLWNKPVAVVFIRPERFTHGIIEENEFMTLSFLGNSEEARKIYNFCGSKSGRDLDKVKETGLVPVETDNGSIAFDLSRLTLECRKLYKDSMTAEKFLDKDLLQWYGAKGGFHDVYVVEITNAYKK
- a CDS encoding ATP-dependent Clp protease adaptor ClpS; this translates as MAQEQTAIRERQKTRLKEPGRYVVMMFNDDFTPMDFVVEILESIFFKSQAEAEAIMLKVHHEEKAVVGTYSYDIAKSKVEKAMEKARTQKFPLKLTYMPE